In Arsenophonus sp. aPb, one DNA window encodes the following:
- the rpoB gene encoding DNA-directed RNA polymerase subunit beta, translating to MVYSYTEKKRIRKDFGKRPQVLDVPYLLSIQLDSFAKFIEQDLEGQNGLEAAFRSVFPIQSYSGNAELQYVSYRLGEPVFDVKECQIRGVTYSAPLRVKLRLVIYEREAPEGTVKDIKEQEVYMGEIPLMTDNGTFIINGTERVIVSQLHRSPGVFFDSDKGKTHSSGKVLYNARIIPYRGSWLDFEFDPKDNLFVRIDRRRKLPATIILRAMDYGTEEILNLFFEKTIFQIRDNKLLMTLIPERLRGETASFDIEANGKVYIEKGRRITARHIRQLEKDKITSIEVPVEYIAGKVVAKDYIDESTGELICTANTELSLDILARLSQGGYKTIETLFTNDLDHGAYISETLRTDPTNDRLSALVEIYRMMRPGEPPTREAAENLFENLFFSEERYDLSAVGRMKFNRSLDRDAIEGSSILSKQDIIDVMKKLIDIRNGKGEVDDIDHLGNRRIRSVGEMAENQFRVGLVRVERAVKERLSLGDLDALMPQDMINAKPISAAVKEFFGSSQLSQFMDQNNPLSEITHKRRISALGPGGLTRERAGFEVRDVHPTHYGRVCPIETPEGPNIGLINSLSVYAQTNEYGFLETPYRLVRDGIVTDEIHYLSAIEEGNYIIAQANTVLDDDGRFVEELITCRNRGESSLFSQDQVEYMDVSTQQVVSVGASLIPFLEHDDANRALMGANMQRQAVPTLRSDKPLVGTGMERAVAVDSGVTAVAKRGGTVQYVDASRIVIKVNEDEMYPGEAGIDIYNLTKYTRSNQNTCINQMPCVALGEPIERGDVLADGPSTDLGELALGQNMRVAFMPWNGYNFEDSILVSERVVQEDRFTTIHIQELACVSRDTKLGPEEITADIPNVGEAALSKLDESGIVYIGAEVTGGDILVGKVTPKGETQLTPEEKLLRAIFGEKASDVKDSSLRVPNGVSGTVIDVQVFTRDGVEKDKRALEIEEMQLRDAKKDLTEELRIFEAGLFARIRAVLTNGGIEGEKLDKLPRERWLELSLKDEEKQNQLEQLAEQYDELKAEFEKKLEAKRRKITQGDDLAPGVLKIVKVYLAVKRQIQPGDKMAGRHGNKGVISKINPVEDMPYDESGNPVDIVLNPLGVPSRMNIGQILETHLGMAAKGIGDKINTMLKQQREVAKLREFIQKAYDLGDDPRQKVDLSTFSDEEVLRLAHNLKKGMPIATPVFDGAKEKEIKELLTLAELPTSGQITLYDGRTGEKFERQVTVGYMYMLKLNHLVDDKMHARSTGSYSLVTQQPLGGKAQFGGQRFGEMEVWALEAYGAAYTLQEMLTVKSDDVNGRTKMYKNIVDGNHQMEPGMPESFNVLLKEIRSLGINIELEDE from the coding sequence ATGGTTTACTCCTATACCGAGAAAAAACGTATTCGTAAGGATTTTGGCAAACGTCCGCAAGTTTTGGATGTTCCTTATCTTTTATCTATCCAACTTGACTCGTTCGCTAAGTTTATCGAGCAAGATTTAGAAGGTCAGAATGGGCTGGAAGCAGCATTCCGTTCTGTATTTCCAATTCAAAGTTATAGCGGCAATGCTGAATTGCAATATGTTAGCTATCGTCTTGGTGAACCTGTATTTGATGTTAAAGAATGTCAGATCCGTGGTGTCACTTATTCTGCTCCTTTACGGGTTAAACTACGTCTCGTTATTTACGAGCGTGAAGCACCAGAAGGCACAGTAAAGGATATAAAAGAGCAAGAAGTTTACATGGGTGAAATTCCACTCATGACAGATAATGGTACTTTTATTATCAATGGTACAGAGCGTGTTATTGTTTCTCAATTACATCGCAGTCCTGGCGTATTTTTTGATAGTGATAAAGGTAAAACGCATTCTTCAGGTAAGGTATTATATAATGCACGTATTATTCCTTACCGTGGTTCATGGTTAGATTTTGAATTTGATCCTAAAGATAATCTTTTCGTTCGTATTGATCGCCGTCGTAAATTACCGGCAACCATTATTCTACGTGCGATGGATTATGGTACCGAAGAAATCCTCAATCTCTTTTTTGAGAAGACGATTTTTCAAATCCGTGATAATAAGCTGTTAATGACGTTAATACCCGAACGTTTGCGTGGCGAAACAGCTTCTTTTGATATTGAAGCCAACGGTAAAGTCTATATCGAAAAAGGTCGCCGCATTACCGCACGTCACATTCGTCAGCTAGAAAAAGACAAAATTACTAGTATCGAAGTGCCTGTCGAATATATTGCAGGTAAAGTGGTCGCTAAAGATTATATTGATGAAAGTACCGGCGAATTGATCTGTACGGCGAATACAGAGCTTTCTCTGGATATATTGGCACGTCTAAGTCAAGGTGGTTATAAAACCATTGAGACCTTATTTACTAATGACTTAGATCATGGGGCATATATTTCAGAAACATTGCGTACTGATCCAACCAATGATCGTTTAAGTGCTTTAGTTGAAATTTACCGTATGATGCGCCCAGGTGAACCACCAACTCGCGAAGCGGCAGAAAATCTGTTTGAGAACTTATTCTTTTCTGAAGAGCGTTACGATCTTTCCGCTGTAGGACGGATGAAATTTAATCGTTCACTTGATCGTGATGCGATTGAAGGCTCAAGTATCTTAAGCAAACAAGATATCATTGATGTGATGAAAAAACTCATTGATATTCGTAATGGTAAAGGTGAAGTTGATGATATTGACCATTTAGGTAACCGACGTATTCGTTCGGTTGGTGAAATGGCTGAAAACCAATTCCGAGTTGGTTTAGTGCGAGTAGAGCGTGCGGTTAAAGAGCGTTTGTCATTAGGTGATTTAGATGCATTAATGCCGCAAGACATGATTAACGCGAAGCCAATTTCTGCTGCGGTTAAAGAGTTCTTTGGCTCAAGTCAATTATCGCAGTTTATGGATCAGAATAATCCACTGTCTGAAATCACACATAAACGTCGTATTTCAGCATTAGGCCCAGGTGGATTAACACGTGAACGCGCTGGCTTTGAAGTTCGTGACGTACACCCAACCCACTATGGGCGTGTATGTCCAATTGAGACTCCTGAAGGGCCAAATATCGGTTTGATTAACTCATTGTCTGTCTATGCACAAACCAATGAGTATGGTTTTTTGGAAACACCTTATCGTTTGGTACGGGATGGTATCGTAACTGATGAAATTCATTATTTATCAGCGATTGAAGAAGGTAACTACATCATTGCTCAGGCAAATACTGTTTTAGATGATGATGGTCGGTTTGTTGAAGAATTAATCACTTGCCGCAATAGAGGTGAATCCAGTCTATTTAGCCAAGACCAAGTAGAATATATGGACGTTTCAACCCAACAGGTTGTATCTGTTGGTGCTTCATTAATTCCATTCCTTGAGCATGATGACGCCAACCGTGCATTGATGGGTGCAAACATGCAACGTCAAGCAGTACCGACGTTACGCTCAGATAAACCACTGGTTGGAACGGGTATGGAACGTGCCGTTGCTGTTGACTCTGGAGTAACAGCAGTTGCTAAACGTGGTGGTACCGTCCAGTATGTAGATGCTTCACGTATTGTTATCAAAGTTAATGAAGATGAGATGTATCCTGGTGAAGCCGGCATTGATATTTATAATCTGACAAAATATACGCGTTCTAATCAGAATACTTGTATTAATCAGATGCCATGTGTTGCGCTGGGTGAGCCGATTGAGCGTGGCGATGTTTTGGCTGATGGCCCATCGACTGATTTAGGTGAATTGGCTCTTGGTCAAAATATGCGCGTTGCGTTCATGCCTTGGAATGGTTACAACTTTGAAGATTCCATTTTGGTCTCTGAACGAGTGGTACAAGAAGATCGTTTTACTACCATTCACATTCAGGAATTAGCTTGTGTATCGCGTGATACTAAGTTAGGGCCAGAGGAGATTACTGCAGATATTCCTAACGTAGGGGAAGCTGCACTATCTAAATTGGATGAATCAGGAATTGTTTATATCGGCGCAGAAGTAACGGGCGGCGACATTCTGGTTGGTAAGGTAACACCGAAAGGTGAAACCCAATTAACGCCAGAAGAGAAACTGCTGCGCGCTATTTTTGGTGAAAAAGCTTCTGACGTCAAAGATTCTTCACTGCGGGTACCAAATGGGGTATCAGGAACGGTTATTGATGTGCAAGTCTTTACACGCGACGGTGTAGAGAAAGATAAACGAGCATTAGAAATTGAAGAAATGCAGCTTCGGGATGCGAAGAAAGACTTAACTGAAGAGTTGCGTATCTTTGAAGCCGGTTTATTTGCCCGTATCAGAGCAGTACTAACTAATGGCGGTATTGAAGGTGAGAAGCTAGATAAATTACCGCGTGAGCGTTGGTTAGAATTATCATTGAAGGATGAAGAAAAACAAAATCAGTTAGAGCAATTGGCTGAGCAGTATGATGAGCTTAAAGCTGAATTTGAGAAGAAGCTAGAGGCTAAACGTCGTAAGATCACTCAAGGTGATGATTTAGCGCCAGGCGTATTGAAAATCGTCAAGGTTTATTTGGCAGTAAAACGTCAAATTCAACCAGGCGATAAAATGGCTGGTCGGCATGGTAACAAAGGGGTTATTTCCAAAATTAACCCAGTTGAAGACATGCCTTACGATGAAAGTGGTAACCCTGTTGATATCGTTTTGAACCCACTGGGCGTACCATCACGTATGAATATTGGTCAGATTCTGGAAACCCATTTGGGAATGGCTGCTAAAGGTATTGGCGACAAGATCAATACCATGCTGAAACAACAGCGTGAAGTAGCTAAATTGAGAGAATTTATTCAGAAAGCTTATGACTTAGGAGATGATCCTCGTCAAAAAGTTGATCTCAGTACCTTTTCTGATGAAGAAGTTCTGCGGTTAGCACATAATTTGAAGAAAGGTATGCCAATTGCAACACCAGTCTTTGATGGTGCAAAAGAAAAGGAAATCAAAGAACTATTGACTTTAGCTGAGTTGCCGACTTCTGGTCAGATTACATTGTATGATGGCCGTACAGGCGAGAAATTTGAACGTCAGGTGACAGTTGGTTATATGTATATGCTGAAACTGAATCATCTTGTTGATGATAAAATGCATGCGCGTTCAACAGGCTCCTATAGTCTGGTTACTCAACAACCGTTGGGTGGTAAAGCACAGTTTGGTGGTCAGCGTTTTGGTGAGATGGAAGTTTGGGCTCTGGAAGCATATGGCGCCGCTTACACCTTGCAAGAAATGCTTACCGTTAAATCCGATGATGTGAACGGACGTACTAAGATGTATAAAAACATCGTAGACGGCAACCATCAGATGGAACCAGGGATGCCGGAATCTTTCAATGTATTGTTGAAAGAGATCCGCTCGTTGGGTATTAACATCGAACTGGAAGACGAGTAA
- the rplL gene encoding 50S ribosomal protein L7/L12: protein MSITKEQILDAVAAMSVMDVVELITLMEDKFGVSAAAAVAVAAPGAAEAAEEKTEFDVILSAIGANKVAVIKAVRTATGLGLKEAKDMVESAPATIKEAVSKEESETLKKSLEEAGASVEVK from the coding sequence ATGTCTATAACTAAAGAACAAATTCTTGATGCAGTTGCAGCTATGTCTGTAATGGACGTTGTTGAACTGATCACTTTGATGGAAGATAAATTTGGTGTTTCTGCTGCGGCAGCAGTAGCAGTTGCAGCACCAGGTGCAGCTGAAGCAGCTGAAGAAAAAACTGAATTTGATGTTATCTTGTCTGCTATCGGTGCTAACAAAGTTGCAGTTATTAAAGCTGTTCGTACGGCAACTGGTTTAGGACTAAAAGAAGCTAAAGACATGGTAGAATCAGCGCCAGCAACAATTAAAGAAGCAGTAAGCAAAGAAGAATCTGAAACATTGAAGAAATCGCTGGAAGAAGCGGGTGCTTCTGTTGAAGTTAAATAA
- the rplJ gene encoding 50S ribosomal protein L10: MALNLQDKQAIVAEVSEVAKGALSAVVADSRGVAVDKMTELRKAGREAGVYLRVVRNTLMRRVVEGTTYECLKEAFIGPTLIAFSKEHPGAAARLFKEFAKANPAFEIKAAAFEGEFIPANQIDRLATLPTYEEAIARLMSTMKEASAGKLARIMAALRDQKEAA; this comes from the coding sequence ATGGCACTAAATCTTCAAGACAAACAAGCGATTGTTGCTGAAGTCAGCGAAGTAGCCAAAGGTGCGCTGTCTGCAGTTGTCGCGGATTCCCGCGGTGTAGCTGTAGATAAAATGACTGAACTGCGTAAAGCAGGTCGCGAAGCCGGTGTTTATCTTCGTGTTGTTCGTAATACGTTGATGCGTCGTGTTGTTGAAGGTACTACTTACGAGTGCCTTAAAGAAGCGTTTATTGGTCCAACCTTGATTGCTTTTTCTAAAGAACATCCGGGCGCAGCAGCTCGTTTGTTTAAAGAATTCGCGAAAGCGAATCCAGCATTCGAGATTAAAGCAGCAGCCTTTGAAGGAGAGTTTATTCCAGCGAATCAAATTGATCGTTTGGCAACTCTTCCAACTTACGAAGAAGCAATTGCACGTCTGATGTCAACCATGAAAGAAGCCTCTGCAGGTAAATTGGCTCGCATTATGGCGGCACTACGTGACCAGAAAGAAGCTGCTTAA
- the rplA gene encoding 50S ribosomal protein L1, giving the protein MAKLTKRMRTIREKIDATKYYDISEAITLLKELATAKFVESVDVAVNLGIDARKSDQNVRGATVLPHGTGRSVRVAVFTQGANAEAATAAGAELVGMEDLADKIKAGEMNFDVVIASPDAMRIVGQLGQILGPRGLMPNPKVGTVTPNIAEAVQNAKAGQIRYRNDKNGIIHTTIGKVDFDDSKLKENLEALLVALKKAKPSSAKGVYIKKISLSTTMGAGVAVDQAGLSASA; this is encoded by the coding sequence ATGGCTAAACTAACCAAGCGTATGCGCACTATCCGTGAAAAAATTGATGCAACTAAATACTATGATATTTCTGAAGCCATTACACTTTTGAAAGAGTTAGCGACTGCTAAATTTGTAGAAAGCGTTGATGTCGCAGTTAATCTTGGCATTGATGCACGTAAATCTGATCAAAATGTTCGTGGTGCAACGGTTTTACCGCATGGTACAGGTCGTTCTGTTCGTGTTGCCGTATTTACTCAAGGAGCAAATGCTGAAGCAGCAACCGCTGCTGGAGCTGAATTAGTTGGCATGGAAGATCTGGCTGATAAAATTAAAGCGGGCGAAATGAACTTTGATGTTGTTATTGCTTCGCCAGATGCTATGCGTATTGTTGGCCAGTTAGGTCAGATTTTAGGGCCTCGTGGCTTAATGCCAAACCCTAAAGTTGGTACAGTAACGCCAAATATCGCTGAAGCGGTTCAAAATGCCAAAGCGGGACAGATCCGTTATCGTAATGATAAAAACGGTATCATTCATACCACTATTGGTAAAGTTGACTTTGACGATAGTAAATTGAAAGAAAATCTTGAAGCACTGTTGGTTGCGTTGAAAAAAGCAAAACCATCTTCTGCTAAAGGTGTTTATATTAAGAAAATTAGCCTATCTACCACGATGGGAGCTGGTGTTGCCGTTGATCAAGCAGGATTATCTGCGTCAGCGTAA
- the rplK gene encoding 50S ribosomal protein L11: protein MAKKVQAYVKLQVAAGMANPSPPVGPALGQQGVNIMEFCKAFNAKTDSLEKGLPIPVVITVYSDRSFTFITKTPPAAVLLKKAAGVKSGSGKPNKEKVGKVTSAQIREIAETKAADMTGADIEAMMRSIEGTARSMGLVVEG from the coding sequence ATGGCTAAGAAAGTACAAGCCTATGTTAAGCTGCAAGTTGCAGCAGGCATGGCTAATCCTAGTCCTCCTGTTGGTCCAGCTTTGGGTCAGCAAGGTGTGAATATCATGGAATTTTGTAAAGCGTTTAATGCTAAAACAGATAGCTTAGAAAAAGGCTTGCCAATTCCAGTTGTAATTACTGTCTATTCAGACCGTTCATTTACGTTTATAACCAAGACACCGCCTGCCGCCGTATTACTCAAAAAAGCAGCGGGTGTTAAGTCAGGTTCAGGTAAACCAAATAAAGAGAAAGTTGGCAAAGTAACCAGCGCACAAATTCGTGAAATTGCAGAAACTAAAGCTGCGGATATGACAGGGGCTGATATTGAAGCGATGATGCGTTCAATTGAAGGTACTGCTCGTTCCATGGGCTTGGTAGTGGAGGGTTAA
- the nusG gene encoding transcription termination/antitermination protein NusG: MSESPKKRWYVIQAFSGFEARVAQSLREHIKLHAMEDKFGEVMVPTEEVMEIRSGQRRKSERKFFPGYVLVQMTMDDDSWHLVRSVPRVMGFIGGTPDRPAPISDKEVDAIMNRLQQVGDKPRPKTLFEPGEMVRVSDGPFADFNGVVEEVDYEKSRLKVSVSIFGRATPVELDFSQVEKV, translated from the coding sequence ATGTCGGAATCCCCTAAAAAACGCTGGTATGTTATTCAAGCATTTTCTGGTTTTGAGGCTAGAGTGGCCCAGTCATTGCGTGAGCATATCAAGTTACATGCTATGGAAGATAAGTTTGGTGAAGTGATGGTGCCAACGGAAGAAGTGATGGAAATTCGAAGTGGCCAACGTCGTAAAAGTGAACGCAAATTCTTTCCAGGATATGTTTTAGTTCAAATGACCATGGATGATGATAGCTGGCATTTAGTGCGTAGTGTTCCACGTGTTATGGGTTTTATTGGTGGTACACCAGATCGCCCAGCTCCTATTAGCGATAAAGAAGTTGATGCGATTATGAATCGCTTGCAGCAAGTAGGGGATAAGCCACGACCAAAAACCTTGTTTGAGCCAGGAGAAATGGTTCGTGTTAGTGATGGTCCATTTGCAGACTTCAACGGTGTGGTTGAAGAAGTTGACTATGAAAAGAGCCGTCTCAAAGTATCGGTTTCTATTTTCGGTCGTGCAACACCGGTGGAGTTAGATTTCAGCCAAGTAGAAAAAGTCTAA
- the secE gene encoding preprotein translocase subunit SecE: MSANSDAQESGRSFDVAKWVLVAILLVIAIVGNYYFRQYNLALRVIAVVAIAALAGGIALWTAKGKATLAFAREARIEMRKVIWPTRQETLQTTLIVAAVTAVMALILWGLDGILVRLVSFITGLRF; the protein is encoded by the coding sequence ATGAGTGCGAATAGCGATGCTCAAGAAAGCGGACGTAGTTTTGATGTAGCAAAATGGGTATTAGTCGCGATTCTTTTAGTTATTGCTATTGTTGGTAATTATTATTTCCGACAATACAATCTTGCATTACGTGTCATAGCAGTTGTTGCTATTGCCGCGCTTGCTGGTGGCATTGCATTGTGGACAGCAAAAGGAAAAGCAACTTTAGCATTTGCTCGCGAAGCTCGTATTGAAATGCGTAAAGTCATTTGGCCAACGCGCCAGGAAACATTACAGACAACATTAATTGTTGCGGCAGTTACTGCCGTTATGGCACTAATTCTTTGGGGATTAGATGGTATACTGGTGCGTTTAGTTTCATTTATTACAGGCCTGAGGTTCTAA
- the tuf gene encoding elongation factor Tu yields MSKEKFERNKPHVNVGTIGHVDHGKTTLTAAITTVLAKTYGGNARAFDQIDNAPEEKARGITISTSHVEYDTPKRHYAHVDCPGHADYVKNMITGAAQMDGAILVVAATDGPMPQTREHILLGRQVGVPYIIVFLNKCDMVDDEELLELVEMEVRELLSQYDFPGDDTPVIRGSALKALEGVAEWEAKIIELAEALDSYIPEPERAIDKPFLLPIEDVFSISGRGTVVTGRVERGIVKVGEEVEIVGIKETTKTTCTGVEMFRKLLDEGRAGENVGVLLRGTKREDVERGQVLAKPGSIKPHTQFESEVYILSKDEGGRHTPFFKGYRPQFYFRTTDVTGTIELPEGVEMVMPGDNINMKVTLIAPIAMDEGLRFAIREGGRTVGAGVVAKIIA; encoded by the coding sequence GTGTCTAAAGAAAAATTTGAACGTAATAAACCGCACGTTAACGTTGGTACAATCGGCCACGTTGACCATGGTAAAACAACTTTAACTGCTGCAATCACCACCGTATTAGCGAAAACTTATGGCGGTAATGCGCGTGCATTTGATCAAATTGATAATGCACCAGAAGAAAAAGCGCGCGGGATCACTATTTCTACTTCTCACGTAGAATATGATACACCTAAACGCCATTATGCCCACGTAGATTGCCCAGGCCACGCAGATTATGTAAAAAACATGATCACCGGTGCAGCACAAATGGACGGCGCAATTTTAGTGGTAGCGGCAACCGATGGTCCGATGCCACAAACTCGTGAGCATATCCTATTAGGTCGCCAAGTAGGTGTTCCTTATATCATCGTTTTCCTGAATAAATGTGATATGGTTGATGATGAAGAGTTGCTGGAATTGGTTGAAATGGAAGTGCGTGAGCTGCTTTCTCAGTATGATTTCCCAGGCGACGACACGCCAGTAATCAGAGGTTCAGCGTTGAAAGCGCTGGAAGGCGTTGCTGAGTGGGAAGCGAAAATTATTGAGTTAGCGGAAGCGTTAGATAGCTATATCCCAGAACCAGAGCGTGCGATAGATAAGCCATTCTTGTTGCCAATCGAAGATGTGTTTTCGATCTCAGGTCGTGGAACGGTAGTAACAGGCCGTGTAGAGCGTGGTATTGTTAAAGTTGGTGAAGAAGTGGAAATCGTCGGCATTAAAGAGACGACGAAGACGACGTGTACTGGCGTAGAAATGTTCCGTAAACTGTTAGACGAAGGTCGTGCAGGTGAAAACGTAGGTGTTTTATTACGTGGTACCAAGCGTGAAGATGTCGAACGTGGTCAAGTATTGGCCAAACCAGGCTCAATCAAACCGCATACTCAATTTGAATCAGAAGTTTATATTTTGAGCAAAGATGAGGGCGGACGCCACACGCCATTCTTTAAGGGGTACCGTCCTCAGTTTTATTTTAGAACGACGGATGTAACGGGCACAATCGAATTGCCAGAAGGCGTAGAGATGGTAATGCCAGGCGATAATATCAACATGAAAGTGACGTTGATAGCGCCAATCGCGATGGATGAAGGGCTGCGTTTTGCGATCCGTGAAGGTGGTCGTACAGTAGGTGCGGGTGTCGTTGCTAAAATTATTGCTTGA
- the fusA gene encoding elongation factor G, producing the protein MARKTPITRYRNIGISAHIDAGKTTTTERILFYTGVSHKIGEVHDGAATMDWMEQEQERGITITSAATTAFWSGMGKQFDEHRINIIDTPGHVDFTIEVERSMRVLDGAVMVYCAVGGVQPQSETVWRQANKYQVPRIAFVNKMDRMGANFLRVVEQIETRLAAIPVPLQLPIGAEESFTGVIDLVKMKAIQWSDSDQGVTFVYEDIPANMQAQAEEWHGKLIEAAAEASDELMEKYFGGEELSEEEIKQALRKRVLNNEIILVTCGSAFKNKGVQAMLDAVIEYLPAPTDIPAINGVLTDGKNTPAERHASDDEPFSALAFKIATDPFVGNLTFFRVYSGVVNSGDTVLNPVKDKKERFGRIVQMHANKREEIKEVRAGDIAAAIGLKDVTTGDTLCGMDAPIILERMEFPQPVISVAIEPKTKADQEKMGIALGRLAQEDPSFRVSTDEESGQTIIAGMGELHLEVLVDRMRREFKVEANVGKPQVAYRETIRKSVEQEGKFVRQSGGRGQFGHVWIRVEPLEAGHEIGYEFHNEIVGGVVPKEYIPAVDKGVQEQMKNGVLAGYPIVDVKVALYDGSYHEVDSSEMAFKIAGSMAFKEGFMKAGPVLLEPIMKVEVETPEDYMGDVIGDLNRRRGMIEGMEDTATGKTVRAQVPLSEMFGYATDLRSQTQGRASYSMEFLKYNEAPTNVAQAIIEARKAK; encoded by the coding sequence ATGGCTCGTAAAACTCCCATTACGCGTTATCGCAACATCGGTATTAGTGCCCATATTGATGCTGGTAAGACCACTACAACCGAACGTATCCTATTTTATACTGGCGTGAGCCATAAAATTGGTGAAGTTCATGATGGCGCAGCAACAATGGATTGGATGGAGCAGGAGCAGGAGCGTGGTATTACTATCACTTCAGCTGCAACTACTGCTTTCTGGTCTGGTATGGGTAAACAGTTTGACGAACACCGTATCAACATCATTGACACACCAGGACACGTTGACTTCACGATTGAAGTAGAACGTTCTATGCGCGTTCTTGATGGTGCGGTAATGGTTTATTGTGCAGTTGGTGGTGTCCAACCACAATCTGAAACAGTTTGGCGTCAGGCAAATAAGTATCAAGTACCCCGTATCGCATTTGTTAATAAAATGGATCGCATGGGTGCTAATTTCTTGCGTGTTGTTGAACAGATTGAAACACGTCTGGCAGCAATACCCGTTCCACTTCAGTTACCTATTGGTGCTGAAGAGTCATTCACTGGTGTTATTGATTTAGTTAAAATGAAAGCAATCCAGTGGAGTGACAGTGATCAAGGCGTCACTTTCGTTTATGAAGATATTCCAGCAAACATGCAAGCTCAAGCTGAAGAGTGGCATGGTAAGCTGATTGAAGCTGCGGCCGAAGCATCAGATGAGTTGATGGAAAAATATTTTGGTGGCGAAGAGCTGTCAGAAGAAGAGATCAAACAAGCATTACGTAAGCGCGTATTGAATAATGAAATTATTCTGGTTACGTGTGGTTCGGCCTTTAAAAATAAAGGCGTGCAAGCAATGCTGGATGCGGTTATTGAATATTTACCTGCACCTACTGATATTCCTGCAATTAATGGTGTTTTAACTGATGGTAAAAACACACCAGCAGAACGTCATGCAAGTGATGATGAGCCTTTTTCAGCATTGGCATTCAAAATTGCAACTGACCCATTTGTTGGTAATTTGACTTTCTTCCGGGTTTACTCTGGTGTCGTTAACTCAGGGGATACCGTTCTTAACCCAGTTAAAGATAAAAAAGAGCGTTTTGGTCGTATCGTTCAGATGCATGCTAATAAACGTGAAGAAATTAAAGAAGTCCGAGCGGGTGATATTGCTGCCGCTATCGGCCTCAAAGATGTGACTACCGGTGATACTCTATGTGGTATGGATGCGCCAATTATTTTGGAGCGTATGGAATTTCCTCAGCCCGTTATCTCGGTTGCTATTGAACCAAAAACTAAAGCTGACCAAGAAAAAATGGGTATTGCTTTAGGTCGTTTGGCTCAAGAAGATCCATCCTTCCGCGTGTCAACAGATGAAGAATCTGGTCAGACAATTATTGCTGGTATGGGTGAGTTGCATCTGGAAGTTTTGGTTGATCGTATGCGTCGTGAATTTAAAGTTGAAGCGAACGTTGGTAAACCACAAGTAGCATACCGTGAGACTATTCGTAAGTCTGTTGAGCAGGAAGGTAAGTTTGTTCGTCAGTCTGGTGGTCGTGGTCAATTTGGTCATGTATGGATACGCGTTGAACCTTTGGAAGCAGGCCATGAAATTGGTTATGAATTCCACAATGAAATCGTTGGGGGCGTTGTACCTAAAGAGTACATACCTGCGGTGGATAAGGGCGTTCAAGAACAGATGAAAAATGGTGTTCTGGCGGGCTACCCCATTGTTGATGTCAAAGTGGCATTGTATGATGGTTCCTATCATGAGGTTGATTCCTCGGAAATGGCATTCAAAATTGCAGGTTCTATGGCTTTCAAAGAAGGTTTCATGAAAGCAGGTCCAGTTTTACTGGAGCCAATCATGAAAGTTGAAGTTGAAACGCCTGAAGACTATATGGGTGACGTAATTGGTGACCTGAACCGTCGTCGTGGTATGATTGAAGGTATGGAAGATACAGCAACTGGTAAGACAGTTCGTGCTCAAGTACCATTGTCAGAAATGTTTGGCTATGCCACCGATCTGCGTTCACAAACTCAAGGTCGTGCTTCTTACTCAATGGAATTTTTGAAGTATAATGAAGCACCAACCAATGTTGCCCAAGCAATTATTGAAGCTCGTAAAGCTAAGTAA
- the rpsG gene encoding 30S ribosomal protein S7 — protein MPRRRVIGQRKILPDPKFGSELLAKFINILMVDGKKSTAEAIVYSALEALAQRAGKDHLEAFEIALDNVRPTVEVKSRRVGGSTYQVPVEVRPVRRNALAMRWIVEAARKRGDKSMALRLANELSDAAENKGTAVKKREDVHRMAEANKAFAHYRW, from the coding sequence ATGCCACGTCGTCGTGTAATTGGTCAACGTAAAATTCTGCCAGATCCAAAGTTTGGGTCAGAATTATTGGCTAAATTTATTAATATTTTGATGGTAGATGGTAAAAAATCTACTGCAGAAGCAATTGTATATAGTGCGCTTGAGGCCCTGGCTCAACGTGCTGGAAAAGATCATTTAGAAGCCTTTGAAATTGCTCTGGACAATGTTCGTCCAACAGTGGAAGTGAAATCACGCCGTGTTGGTGGTTCAACTTACCAGGTTCCTGTTGAAGTTCGTCCTGTCCGTCGTAATGCATTAGCAATGCGTTGGATTGTTGAAGCTGCTCGTAAACGCGGTGATAAATCGATGGCTTTGCGCTTAGCAAACGAATTATCTGATGCGGCTGAAAATAAAGGCACTGCTGTTAAAAAACGTGAAGATGTTCATCGTATGGCAGAAGCTAACAAGGCGTTTGCACACTATCGGTGGTAG